The uncultured Methanobrevibacter sp. genome contains a region encoding:
- a CDS encoding energy-coupling factor ABC transporter substrate-binding protein: MKTSTLIILAVVCIIIFIAPLIMFSGHGEDDGYFGGSDDAASEAIEATNFKPWFASIWEPPSGEIESLLFALQAAIGAIIIGYFFGYWRGQGKEE, from the coding sequence ATGAAAACATCAACATTAATTATTTTAGCGGTAGTTTGTATTATTATCTTCATTGCACCATTAATAATGTTCAGTGGTCATGGAGAAGATGACGGATACTTTGGAGGTTCAGATGATGCAGCTAGTGAAGCTATCGAAGCAACCAATTTCAAACCATGGTTTGCATCAATATGGGAACCACCAAGCGGTGAAATCGAAAGTTTATTATTCGCTCTTCAAGCAGCTATAGGAGCAATCATCATTGGTTACTTCTTCGGTTACTGGAGAGGCCAAGGTAAGGAAGAATAA
- the cbiQ gene encoding cobalt ECF transporter T component CbiQ, which produces MKFDMDYIAHHNALTESNPYFKLFVTIFLLILTLALDNLYFDIFIFVAMSIVILAIAKINFRSYLKFLSIPMTFVVLTCIFLIFFFGKGEVIYETGIFGIVVTTDSLHYGVYTFFRVVGCLPLLGFLALTTPIARILNCLRNLKVPKIVIEIALLMYNSIFIFLNEIDTMQKAQETRLGYHSYWNSFKSLGALASTIFLRSLDKSDTLQHSLDARGYTGELPIYEPRKRE; this is translated from the coding sequence ATGAAATTTGATATGGATTATATAGCGCATCACAATGCATTAACGGAATCAAATCCTTATTTTAAATTGTTTGTAACAATATTTTTGTTAATTCTAACATTGGCTCTTGATAATCTGTATTTTGATATTTTCATCTTTGTTGCAATGTCTATTGTAATTTTAGCAATAGCTAAAATCAATTTTCGTTCCTATTTGAAATTCTTGTCAATTCCTATGACTTTTGTTGTACTGACATGTATTTTTTTAATATTCTTCTTCGGTAAGGGAGAAGTAATATATGAAACCGGAATATTCGGTATAGTGGTTACAACCGATTCACTTCACTATGGTGTTTACACATTCTTCAGAGTTGTCGGATGTTTGCCTTTATTGGGTTTTCTAGCACTAACAACACCGATTGCAAGGATTTTAAATTGTCTGAGAAATTTAAAAGTGCCAAAGATAGTAATAGAAATTGCGCTTTTGATGTACAATTCAATATTCATATTCCTTAATGAAATTGACACAATGCAGAAGGCGCAGGAAACTAGATTAGGTTATCATTCTTATTGGAATTCATTTAAATCATTGGGAGCACTTGCAAGTACAATATTTTTACGTTCTCTTGATAAAAGTGATACATTACAACATTCCTTAGATGCTCGAGGATACACAGGTGAATTGCCTATATATGAACCAAGAAAAAGGGAGTAA
- a CDS encoding ATP-binding cassette domain-containing protein, producing MLEVRNLKYSYNSDYQALKGVSLKVEKGEMVSLLGKNGAGKSTLFLHLNGIYEPDEGQVFIDGEELKYDKKSLLKFRQKVGIVFQNPDDQIFAPTVEEDVAFGPLNLGLSMEEVQDRVEEALERVGMSGFEKKAPHHLSGGQKKRVAIAGILAMKPEIMVLDEPTAGLDPQGVTNLTKLLKELNDEGITIIISTHEVDLVPNYARKVFVLVDGQLIAEGTPKEIFAQPEILKQANLKVPIVTELFQKLEADGFDMGGDYPLTIDEARDKFLELAGKN from the coding sequence ATGTTAGAGGTAAGAAATTTAAAATATTCATATAATTCTGATTATCAAGCACTAAAAGGAGTAAGTTTAAAAGTTGAAAAGGGTGAAATGGTTTCACTTTTGGGAAAGAACGGTGCAGGTAAGTCAACATTGTTCCTACACTTGAATGGTATCTATGAACCTGATGAAGGACAGGTCTTTATCGATGGAGAGGAGTTAAAATATGACAAGAAGTCATTGCTTAAATTCAGACAGAAAGTTGGAATAGTTTTCCAAAATCCTGATGATCAGATTTTCGCTCCAACCGTTGAGGAAGATGTTGCCTTCGGTCCTTTGAATTTGGGACTTTCCATGGAAGAGGTTCAGGACAGAGTTGAGGAAGCTCTGGAACGTGTCGGAATGAGCGGTTTTGAGAAAAAAGCACCTCATCATTTAAGTGGAGGTCAAAAGAAAAGAGTTGCAATTGCAGGAATTTTAGCAATGAAACCTGAAATAATGGTTCTTGATGAACCTACAGCAGGTCTTGACCCACAAGGGGTTACTAATCTGACCAAACTTCTAAAAGAACTGAATGATGAAGGAATTACAATTATCATCTCAACTCACGAGGTTGATCTGGTGCCTAACTATGCAAGAAAGGTCTTTGTTTTGGTGGACGGCCAATTGATTGCTGAAGGTACTCCTAAAGAGATTTTCGCTCAACCTGAAATTTTAAAACAAGCTAATCTGAAAGTGCCTATTGTTACAGAATTATTCCAAAAACTCGAAGCTGATGGCTTTGATATGGGTGGAGATTATCCGTTAACAATTGATGAGGCAAGGGATAAGTTTTTAGAACTTGCCGGTAAAAACTAA
- the pyrF gene encoding orotidine-5'-phosphate decarboxylase yields the protein MNIKNNLILALDVMSEGEAVEICDSIKDYIDTIKIGYPLALAEGLEIINKLKDKFGFKVICDFKVADIDATNSKICEETFKAGADAIICHGFVGSDSVQACLDMANKYGKELFLLTEMSHPGAKMFLQKNADAIAEMGVEMGIKNYVAPATRLDRLSDIRNIVGKDAYIISPGVGKQGGDGRKTLEISNAIIVGRSIYEAEDPQLACENLIKSL from the coding sequence ATGAATATAAAAAATAACTTAATTTTGGCCCTCGATGTCATGAGCGAAGGTGAAGCCGTCGAAATTTGTGACTCAATTAAAGATTACATTGACACAATAAAGATAGGATATCCCCTAGCACTTGCGGAAGGTCTCGAAATAATCAACAAGCTAAAGGATAAATTTGGATTTAAGGTAATTTGTGACTTTAAGGTAGCGGACATTGATGCAACCAACTCAAAAATATGTGAAGAAACCTTCAAGGCGGGAGCAGATGCAATAATCTGTCATGGTTTTGTTGGTAGTGACAGCGTTCAGGCATGCCTTGATATGGCAAACAAATACGGTAAAGAGCTATTTTTACTTACAGAAATGTCCCATCCAGGAGCAAAAATGTTTCTGCAAAAGAATGCTGATGCAATAGCTGAAATGGGAGTTGAAATGGGAATCAAAAACTATGTTGCTCCGGCAACAAGGCTTGATCGTCTGTCAGATATCAGAAACATTGTTGGAAAAGATGCATACATTATATCTCCAGGTGTTGGAAAACAGGGTGGGGACGGCAGAAAAACCTTAGAGATTTCAAATGCGATAATTGTTGGACGAAGCATATATGAAGCGGAAGACCCACAACTTGCATGTGAAAATTTGATTAAATCTCTTTAA
- a CDS encoding (Fe-S)-binding protein — MLYFRGCTAREKQPSIQDATEKLLNLAGVDYHILEDESCCGSVLLRTGFLNDAEELIKKNSEVFKDETVLTSCAGCYKTLKEDYENIDVMHVSQLLRQLIAEGKLDFSKKDFNVTYHDSCHLGRHMEIFDDPRSVIESVADIVEMENNRENSLCCGAGGGVKSAYPEIADELAKSRIGQAKDTGCEILITACPFCKLNLENDDLEVLDLTEFLVKYGGLDEEK, encoded by the coding sequence ATGCTTTATTTTAGAGGATGCACCGCAAGAGAAAAACAGCCATCTATTCAAGATGCAACTGAGAAATTACTGAATCTTGCAGGTGTCGATTATCATATTTTGGAAGATGAGTCATGTTGCGGTTCAGTCTTGCTTAGAACAGGATTTCTAAATGATGCTGAAGAGTTAATTAAAAAAAATAGTGAAGTTTTTAAGGATGAAACCGTTTTAACTTCCTGTGCAGGTTGTTATAAGACTCTTAAGGAGGATTATGAAAACATTGATGTTATGCATGTCTCACAACTGCTAAGGCAATTAATTGCTGAAGGTAAACTTGACTTTTCAAAAAAGGATTTCAATGTCACATATCACGATTCATGTCATTTGGGAAGGCACATGGAGATATTTGACGATCCGAGAAGTGTCATTGAAAGCGTGGCGGATATTGTTGAGATGGAAAATAATCGCGAAAACAGCTTATGTTGCGGAGCGGGTGGTGGAGTGAAATCAGCTTATCCTGAAATTGCAGATGAACTGGCCAAGTCAAGAATTGGCCAGGCTAAAGATACCGGTTGTGAAATTTTGATTACCGCTTGTCCGTTTTGTAAGCTTAATCTGGAAAATGATGATTTGGAAGTTCTGGATTTGACCGAATTTCTAGTGAAATATGGTGGTTTGGATGAAGAAAAGTGA
- a CDS encoding LUD domain-containing protein has product MKKSELETMRKSFNTVKSRSDSIKESPSTKRLVKRVREIKKFSIENKDELINQLLESFSRNDIECKMADNSFEALKIIDGLLDEFGASVVAKAKSNTLGEIDLKNHLKEKGIDVVETDLGDRILQLKKVDNKPVHPTGPASHLNVSNITDIVNESLDVNVDPVPREIMEVVRKDVLDRLKYANVGISGANAIASEEGSCVMVHNEGNISIVSLKDLHIIVAGIDKIVPTLEDAISVSKLETIFATGNYVTSYMNVISGPSKTADIEKKLLKNMYGAERVVVILLDNGRSEAIDECLYCIGCGNCLINCPVYNAVGNEFGFNNYLGGRGVAMSKFIEDDETCFNSGLYMCTLCGLCTLNCPLSIPTNDILENMRKLSTDAGFYPKAHGKIRDNVSKNNSPF; this is encoded by the coding sequence ATGAAGAAAAGTGAACTTGAAACAATGAGAAAATCATTCAATACAGTCAAGAGCAGATCAGACTCCATTAAGGAATCCCCTTCCACTAAAAGACTAGTCAAAAGGGTTCGTGAAATCAAGAAATTCTCAATTGAAAACAAGGATGAGTTGATAAATCAGCTATTGGAATCATTTTCACGCAATGATATTGAATGCAAAATGGCCGATAATTCTTTTGAAGCTTTAAAAATTATTGACGGGTTGCTTGATGAGTTTGGCGCCTCAGTTGTTGCAAAGGCAAAATCAAATACCTTGGGTGAAATAGACCTTAAGAATCACTTAAAAGAAAAAGGAATTGATGTTGTTGAAACTGACCTTGGAGATAGGATACTGCAGCTTAAAAAGGTTGACAACAAACCTGTTCATCCGACAGGTCCCGCTTCACATCTTAATGTTTCAAACATCACCGACATTGTAAATGAGTCCCTTGACGTAAATGTTGATCCCGTGCCTCGGGAAATAATGGAAGTTGTAAGAAAAGACGTTCTGGACCGGCTAAAATATGCGAATGTAGGTATAAGTGGAGCCAATGCGATAGCATCTGAAGAGGGGTCATGCGTGATGGTTCACAATGAAGGAAACATTTCAATTGTTTCACTAAAGGACCTGCATATCATTGTAGCGGGAATTGACAAGATTGTACCTACATTGGAGGATGCAATCTCCGTTTCAAAGCTTGAAACCATTTTTGCAACAGGTAACTATGTAACATCATATATGAATGTAATATCCGGACCTTCAAAGACAGCAGATATTGAGAAAAAACTTCTCAAAAACATGTATGGTGCCGAAAGGGTGGTCGTCATACTGTTGGATAATGGCAGAAGCGAGGCAATCGATGAATGCCTTTACTGCATAGGCTGCGGAAACTGTTTAATCAATTGTCCGGTTTATAATGCGGTAGGTAATGAATTCGGCTTCAACAACTACTTGGGGGGACGTGGGGTTGCTATGTCAAAGTTCATTGAAGATGATGAGACATGTTTCAACTCAGGATTGTACATGTGCACCCTTTGTGGGCTGTGCACTCTCAATTGTCCTTTAAGCATTCCCACTAATGATATACTGGAAAACATGAGAAAATTATCCACTGATGCTGGATTTTACCCTAAGGCACATGGTAAAATCAGAGATAATGTTTCTAAAAATAATTCTCCCTTTTAA
- a CDS encoding DUF2304 domain-containing protein has translation MLLYSVLFPIISILAILWFFYRYLREKQSLITVILWTVLWIFVIIFSIFPNASEHFAELFGITRGLDFIIIVVFLVLFYIIFALFNRIDILQDEINKIVKETAINNEITLDDEEEE, from the coding sequence ATGTTATTATATTCAGTATTATTCCCAATAATATCCATATTGGCTATCTTATGGTTCTTTTACAGGTACCTAAGAGAGAAACAGTCCTTGATAACAGTAATCCTATGGACAGTATTGTGGATATTCGTTATCATATTTTCAATCTTCCCAAATGCTAGTGAACACTTTGCGGAATTGTTCGGTATAACCCGTGGATTGGATTTCATCATTATTGTAGTGTTTTTAGTCTTATTCTACATAATATTTGCATTATTTAATAGAATTGATATATTGCAGGATGAAATCAACAAGATAGTTAAGGAAACCGCTATCAACAATGAGATAACTCTTGATGATGAAGAGGAAGAATAA
- a CDS encoding glycosyltransferase family 2 protein, whose product MEFEITKEDKQDTFVILPAYNEATRIQPVIEEIARQGYNLIIVNDGSSDNTMDVIKDSKRKYPDNIHIFSLMINRGVGVATQTGFDAVFKFNPKYVVSMDSDGQHSPEDLDNVITPLVKGDAQAVIGVRPLKDMPFTRNFANWVMNLLTRIFYGAKVSDSQTGFRAITLEALRKIDINARGYLISSEFIREVHDNNIPFAEVPIKTIYTPETQAKGTNSKEALKILIQMIRHQF is encoded by the coding sequence ATGGAATTTGAAATTACAAAAGAGGATAAGCAGGATACATTTGTTATTCTCCCGGCATACAATGAGGCAACAAGAATCCAGCCGGTTATTGAAGAAATTGCTCGTCAAGGATATAATCTAATCATAGTGAATGATGGGTCATCAGACAATACTATGGATGTCATAAAAGACTCAAAAAGGAAATATCCGGACAATATTCATATATTTTCTCTTATGATAAACAGAGGTGTGGGTGTTGCAACACAGACAGGTTTCGATGCTGTTTTCAAGTTCAATCCGAAATATGTTGTCAGCATGGATTCAGATGGTCAGCACTCCCCGGAGGACTTGGACAATGTAATAACTCCATTGGTTAAAGGTGATGCCCAAGCGGTGATTGGTGTAAGGCCATTGAAAGACATGCCGTTTACAAGAAACTTTGCAAACTGGGTTATGAACCTTCTGACTAGAATATTTTATGGAGCTAAAGTAAGTGACTCACAGACCGGTTTCAGGGCAATCACTCTTGAAGCTCTAAGAAAAATTGATATCAATGCGAGAGGATATCTCATCTCATCAGAATTCATACGTGAAGTCCATGACAATAATATTCCATTTGCCGAAGTTCCAATTAAAACAATTTACACTCCAGAAACACAGGCTAAGGGAACAAATTCCAAAGAGGCATTAAAGATTTTAATTCAAATGATTAGACATCAGTTTTAG
- a CDS encoding deoxyhypusine synthase, with product MKVNQIDVTEDMKIIDLINQFDNSGVLGAGRVGRACNILTEMIKDEDMKVFMSLGGPLIPGGMRNIVSQMIKKGHVDLIISSGANITHDLLEAFGGSHYRHEGKDDEELNEEGIGRIADINVGSDDFTIFESEITKIFEKIASERSHISIQELLYEVGLMIDDENSFVANAARNGVPIFAPGLIDSMMGLQLWIFNQDHDFVVDAVADMHYLSDIVFEAEKVGAILLGGGLTKHYTLASNVIKGGLDAAIQITMDRPEAGSLGGAPLEEAKSWAKARCGSSLASVVGDVTVIFPLIYAACLDKISD from the coding sequence ATGAAAGTTAACCAAATTGATGTTACTGAAGACATGAAAATAATTGATTTAATCAATCAATTTGATAATTCAGGTGTTTTGGGTGCAGGTAGAGTAGGAAGAGCCTGCAATATTTTAACTGAAATGATAAAAGATGAGGACATGAAGGTATTCATGAGCCTGGGCGGTCCTTTAATACCTGGAGGAATGAGGAATATAGTGTCCCAAATGATTAAAAAAGGTCATGTTGATTTAATCATATCAAGCGGTGCAAACATTACACATGATTTGCTTGAGGCTTTTGGAGGATCCCATTATCGCCATGAAGGAAAGGATGATGAGGAGTTAAATGAAGAGGGAATCGGAAGAATTGCCGATATCAATGTCGGTTCTGATGATTTTACAATATTTGAAAGTGAGATAACAAAGATTTTTGAAAAGATTGCCTCTGAAAGGTCACATATTTCCATTCAGGAATTATTATATGAAGTCGGACTTATGATTGATGATGAAAATTCATTTGTTGCAAATGCCGCCCGTAATGGGGTGCCTATTTTTGCTCCGGGGCTCATTGATTCAATGATGGGTCTGCAGTTGTGGATATTCAATCAGGATCATGATTTTGTAGTCGATGCCGTTGCGGACATGCACTATCTCTCAGACATCGTATTTGAAGCCGAAAAGGTTGGAGCAATCCTTTTGGGAGGCGGCCTCACAAAACACTACACTCTTGCGTCCAATGTTATTAAGGGCGGTTTGGATGCGGCCATTCAAATTACAATGGACAGGCCTGAAGCGGGCAGTTTGGGTGGCGCACCTCTTGAAGAGGCAAAGTCATGGGCTAAGGCAAGATGCGGATCAAGTCTTGCAAGCGTTGTAGGGGATGTTACTGTTATATTCCCATTGATTTATGCGGCTTGTCTGGATAAAATTAGTGATTAG
- the ribC gene encoding riboflavin synthase, producing the protein MRIGICDTTFARFDMASAAIDELKKNAYDLKIIRETVPGVKDLPVTAKILIEEENCDIVMALGMPGPMEKDKMCAHEASTGLINAQLMTNTHILEVFVHEDEEEDPVELAKLAENRAREHAQNLIKMMYHRKAMRKEAGMGMREGKEDAGPL; encoded by the coding sequence TTGAGGATTGGAATTTGTGATACAACTTTCGCTCGTTTTGACATGGCAAGTGCTGCCATAGATGAGCTAAAAAAGAACGCTTATGATTTAAAAATAATCAGAGAGACAGTTCCTGGTGTAAAAGACCTGCCGGTTACAGCAAAAATCCTCATTGAAGAAGAAAACTGTGATATTGTAATGGCACTTGGAATGCCGGGACCTATGGAAAAGGATAAGATGTGTGCTCATGAGGCATCAACCGGTTTGATTAACGCACAGCTCATGACAAACACTCACATATTGGAGGTTTTTGTCCATGAAGATGAAGAGGAAGATCCGGTTGAGCTTGCAAAACTTGCAGAAAACCGTGCTCGTGAACATGCACAAAATCTGATAAAGATGATGTATCACAGAAAAGCAATGAGAAAAGAAGCAGGTATGGGTATGCGTGAAGGAAAAGAGGATGCAGGACCATTATAA
- the cbiM gene encoding cobalt ECF transporter S component CbiM codes for MHIMEGYLPLNWCIIWFVVAIIVVAFGIYQIKKIVDETPESKALLAVSGAFMFVLSSLKLPSVTGSCSHPCGNGLGAALFGPAVTAVLAAIVLIFQALLLAHGGLTTLGANIVSMGIVGPVIGWVVYKGLTKAGISSTIAVFFAAFLGDLLTYVATSFQLALAFPAPTFGASLTNFLVIFAITQIPLAVGEGILTVIIWDRLKEYKPKLLDKLGALAPNEA; via the coding sequence ATGCATATTATGGAAGGATATTTGCCATTGAACTGGTGTATCATATGGTTTGTCGTTGCAATCATAGTGGTGGCCTTTGGTATTTATCAGATCAAAAAAATCGTAGATGAAACCCCTGAATCAAAAGCATTACTTGCTGTAAGTGGGGCATTCATGTTTGTATTGTCATCTTTGAAATTACCTTCTGTTACTGGAAGTTGTTCACACCCTTGTGGTAACGGATTAGGTGCAGCACTCTTCGGTCCTGCTGTAACTGCAGTACTCGCAGCTATTGTACTTATTTTCCAAGCATTATTACTTGCTCACGGTGGATTAACCACTTTAGGAGCAAACATTGTTTCAATGGGTATTGTAGGACCTGTTATTGGTTGGGTTGTATACAAAGGATTAACTAAAGCTGGTATTTCATCAACTATTGCTGTTTTCTTTGCAGCATTTTTAGGTGATTTATTAACTTACGTTGCTACCTCATTCCAATTAGCTTTAGCATTCCCTGCTCCAACATTTGGTGCATCATTGACTAACTTCTTAGTTATCTTTGCAATAACTCAGATCCCATTAGCTGTTGGTGAAGGTATTTTAACTGTAATTATATGGGACAGATTAAAAGAATACAAACCAAAATTGTTAGATAAACTTGGTGCATTAGCTCCAAATGAAGCATAA